From the genome of Primulina huaijiensis isolate GDHJ02 chromosome 11, ASM1229523v2, whole genome shotgun sequence:
gaaacaatcaacggtagcttgATAATTTGACAAAgtatccattcccaaaatacaGTCGAAGTCAGACATATCTAGCTTGATGAGATtagttatcataatattatcatCGAATCTAATCACACAATTCAGAATTATCTCATGAGTCATCAAACACACACCGGCAGGTGTAGAGACTGACACAGTATCTATCAACGGAGTagtagcaatctcatgctcatcaacaaatacaacaaatacaaatgaatgagatgctcctgtgTCTAACAGTATACGCGCAGGATGATTAAAAATAAGGCATATACCTGCAATAACTCCGCCTGGTGCGTCTTGAACTTGATCCTGAGTTAAAGCATGAACTTGAGCCTGCTGTGGCCATGGAAAACGCTGTGGAACAAAACCTCTAGGCTGAGGATAGCGAGACTGCTGAAAATACTGAGTCGGAACAAAAGGTCTAGTTGCTTGTCCTCTAAAACCCTGACCAAACTGAGGTTGCTGAAATTGTTGTCTTACTGCATTTGGACATACTCTAGGATAATGTCCAACTTGCCCACAAATATTACAAGATCCATGAACTCCCGTACACTGAGTACTGATATGCTTACCACCACAACAATCACAGAATACTCCACCTAGTGACCCAACTGAACTTCCACGCTGATTGCCGGAACTAGAAGAACTACTACAAGTCtgtttcttgaactgttttccttTGGCCTTAAAGTTTTTCTGCTTGGGTTGCTGTTATGAATGCGAAGGCTGATACGGAAGTAAAGGTCGGTATAGTGGTGCACCCACTGGCATCGGCACATTGCCTCCAAAACTCTGATGAAAACATGGTTGAACTGACTGTGGTTCTGCCAAAAGTAGACTTGCCTCCACATTCTTGGCTTTCTCTACAGCATCGGCATAATTAACAGGCGCTCCAGCTACTACTAAAGTACAAATGGTTAGATTCAATCCTTGCATAAAATGTGATAGCTTGTTCCGATCACTGCTAGCAACATGAGGaacataggcaagaagtgctAAGAATTGAGAGGCATACTCTACTACAGTCATGTTACCTTGAGTCAATATATTGAATTCAGCTTCCTTGGCCGAATAATACGAAGGCGGTGAATACTCCCGAGCAAACTGAGCGCAAAATACATCCCAAGTAACTCTTTCACTTGATTCCTTCAGAGCTTCCTCAGTAGTTTCCCACCATAACTGAGCTCGGTCTTTTAGTTGACAAATAGCCAACTTAAGTTGCAAATCAGGAGTGTACTCCAACATATTAAACAAACCCTTCATACTTTTTAACCATGCTACAACTTTCTCACCATCTTCATTCCCAAAGAATCGAGGAGGACGCATGTTCGAAAATCGGGATATAACCAGTTCCATTTCACCCATTCCTCTAGTCAACTGATCCACTTCATGCTCAACGTTAACATTTCGTGCTTCACCGCGAGGACGACGACCTCGTCTTCCCCATTCAGTCTCATTAAGTCTTCTTACATTAGGAGCTTCAGATTCCTGAACAACTTTCTTCCCTTTTCTGCCCTTACGTCCAGGTGCCATCTACCAAATACAAGGATTTAATCCACAGgcagaaaacaaaataatcggCTTAGTATAAGAGCATAAACTTCAACTAATACGCTCTAGTCATGCTGACACAATTAATTCCAAACATAGAAACAAGTAAGAGCAAATAATCAAACATATGcacaatcattttatttgtgtctaaactcgagtgtcctagactctgattcgagcgtatcccagttacgctctgataccaaactgTCATGGCCCGtgcacttaattaatatttaattatcaaacaacaaggattattaggtgtaaacagcgaaaacgagtttaaaaagTTCTTtagggcctacagaaatttcggcatgacctccccgtaagtaggacatcccaaaaatttcaaaacacaataacaataatatacgctcgaaaataacatcaagttcacaaaCAACCAAACACATAtcctacagccgcactggccaggattAGACACAACATACCACAAAtaaatgttagagtaggtgcccgtcgagccaagtgttggccgagtgttcacaatgaaactttgtgtataagcaatctttattttaataatatttgaaattattattttggcacatctttatctgtatactcatgctagttgcatagataaagcccttggatatacaaatagtagaaagaatatgatatgctcatatgatgagtatcatgaaactcattttgcaatactgtatattctaaacagttcttaatcgattcagccgccgctaagaaggatataggccgctcgagttcgagtatggatatcctatgtgtatgtagtttgaaatctctgatcagagtatggtggtaattatgaaaggggtttcatagattacaccatcgatgcaactacgacatgacacatagtatcgattcattgacaactctcgatataccaatggttgtcgaatcggtctggatatatgagatgaagggaccttACTGTACGTAAACCATAactgaatggttcttgcaggcactatcatttgatacctacggaatcatgtaagcgatgctgctaggcatttaacatgattggttgggtactatcagacttgagttctgacgttcttattatcaaggagttgataattaggaatgaagcaattggggtatgctcgtataaggacatgtttagtccgaatcacatggagatgtgaacccacggctagttgtatcaatgaatcattgagggccacacaagtactagttttctagatctcgttgagaagtaaaatagttcaatgtgttgaacggcttataaaggagtttataagcgtaaggaaaaatagaagtatgacttctatgagagaatgtaacttttaatttatgaatgtgttcctaaaattaaaaattggccaaataaataatttattcgaaaattgtgattttcataaacattattatggactaaattaaattaattgaagtgttgaattaattaaataacattgagttttgtagagtccaattggaataattatttaactagtagacttgagtaaattcaagtaatatttaattagtctcaaatatgtttgagataattaaattaagtccatggatttttaattgttaaaaatcaaataacattgcatgcatgggaggtgaatggttggagactactttttcaatctccaaggcttgggatgctaaaagaTGTTTTAGTTTTTcgcacaaccaagacaagtcaTCCTTCTCCCATTCAATACtagatggccgaaattttggggtaattctctcaaaaaattTTCTCTCATATTGTTCTttaatagttggagaaacaattatcttctcaaagaaaaatgccctacattttctagtgcaagtgtaaggtggatcttttaagtttggtggtgggcttgattttgaagaaaggactcaagaacaaggagagcttgtagatttgtcttgtctatgaagagccaagttgtttacaacttggttggagtcATTACATCactctttgagattgataggtacatttctaaacacactatgaatgtcatttttatgtttttgtatttgctacacattctagtgaggtgttctaatttttccttgttgaaaaacaattttaaaaacttccgttgcgcatttgaacacccgtaaccgatcccctttcaagtggtatgagagctaaggatactattttgtgtagcatttacatgatattgtattgaggtcgatttctaacagCATGAGTTGaagttttgcaacaaaaatcaaggcaaTGTGAGGGGTTTTTtttgggcagcatgttgctgcccatttcgggtaGCTCGGgttgcccgaggggctgcccatttcgggcagcaagggcagcccgagggccTGCTTGATCCCCcctatgattttaataaaaaaaattttttggtaagttggccggaatccggcgacggagctccggcgacggcgatgatgactagggtttccaaaagtgtttggattatcaaagtgtcatgggccttgaagttgttgggccattggatggctaacatatttgtgaaatttaaatgggccaaaatgtttttggtgaaaaatgattttttgggcccttaagtttaaatttacaaaagttgcaaatattttctcatgaaataaataattgaagttggaatttaattatttatagtaaattgtgatttacaagaaattcggttataaataaattaattggaaagtagacaaaggagtttgtatactttgttaatttagtttataatcgtggcggttagtgattggatcaagatatataatatcggatcaattaattattgtgataattaattgatgatgtatgatatgtgatattatgcatgaaggatgatcaaaagcccaagcccaatttgctaggtgtatgctaggatattttgtgttgaatgattgtaataattatcaaatttaaagtgggcttggtttatggcccgttcccaccccatgagatgtatccNttggggcgattgatcatccttattttgtttactgtttataatatatgcatgatatgttataaataatgagtatgtgcgttattattatgataataacaaagttgcatgaatccggcaaacatacgatcaaacatggcgagcttttaaataaaattaatgatgagacctttcaaaattaaaaaccctcattttgaataagattcaaaattaatatcaagcccgaaaaggggaattataaatttgtttataatttccatgtcttccatcgacaatgggtgcatgatgaacgctacccgtgctcggggctcggctcatattattgggggggccttgggtgccggaaagctgtgacatccattgacatggtgatgtgaactacgtggaactcccatgatttcggctcatattattgagggaactcatggcgaccgtccattaaggttcgacatcgatgggtaaggcttgacacgtaaggatgaacgacgtcatattattgggtcctaatcaaacgtgagacaaaagtttacgtagagggctgcatggagatgcaatttgAAACttccttttaggaattgtgattgactgatattattcgggatcataattcgctaattggacctcacgtacctactgaggaaaggagtttcccgttttcactagagggtagtgaaagatgtcaaaacagtgggatcgaaaatttataaagtaaaagtccatactttatatcttaccaaatattttaaaatagtcatcaacatttatctgttcttacttttcagtacaatttgacaatgtcttcgattcgcaatccgctatctggaatactcgacaaaaacatattaactggacctaattacctcacttggctaagaaacctgaaaatcgtcttgaattcggaaaggatagcatatacacttactgagtcgccctctgttgaggctccgactagctgcactcctgaggaattacagacttacaaggaatggtgtgaccatgacttgaaagccaagtgttatatgcaggcttctatgaatgatgagctgcagaggcgttttgaggatgcaaagagtgctgctgacattcattttcatctcaaggagctctttggagagcaaacacgtcctcttaggcttgcgaccgtcaaggagctgatcactttgctcatggcttatacgtagtctaagttatgGGCTCTACAGTTACTCTTgccactgcctagctcgtttgatacttttgtggtgaatttcaatatgaacaagatggagccgacccttgaggagttggtgaacatgcttgtgacctttgaatccaccatcaagaaagagaagccgattctttatgtgggttcttcatctggtacgaagattgatccacatgggaagggaaagaagcgttctttccaacgtcccaagaagaacgttcccttgatgaggcaatctccgaatctcgttgtggcagccacaccagttaaggctgacaagactgctgatgtatgtcatcactgcaagaagcctggacattggaagcgtaactgctaggaatatcttgcccagaagggttctggaaatggtatgttctatattgaagtaaacatttcaattaactctacttcttgggtattggataccgactgtggctcacatctctgtaatgatttacaggtgatgggaagaagtaggaggcttagggaaggtgagaccttcttgaggatgggcaatggggcaagagttgctgccaaggcttgggagatgtttacttattgttgaacaatgattttaagttaaaatttttaagaaatgttttgtttgtacctgatttggtaggaaaacattgtttccatttctatgttgataaagatggatattcttgtttatttggcaaaggtgtttgcaatatttacaagaatgatgtttgattggtactggagaacttgaaaacgatctctataacttaaaattgaaagatattccactaaatgtccatttaaaggcagactccatatggatgggtaagcctcccagatattcttatcttagaatatgggggtgccctgcttatgtgaagcaggtggtgggagataaattggatagtcgatccattttatgttactttgtgggatatccaaggaattcagttggatactatttctatcatccccaaaaaacaaaggtgtttgtttataggaatgcaacctttttggaaaaggaaatttctattggatagaaaaagagagatgatagaactcgaagaggttcgagagacacccacaattgtagaacccacacccgaagagccaagagaggagatacaagctcctagaagatccgagagagtctcgagaccacctatgaggtgtggtctgcttcttgaagagggccatgatgagcctatccatggatgtgatccaaggaccttcaaggaagcgttatctgatgccgattcatccaagtggcttgaagcaatggaatctgagatgaattccatgcattcgaaccaagtgtggaaccttgtggatcctCCTGAGGGAACCGTTCCCATAGGgtataaatggatttacaagaggaaacttggggcggatgggaaggtattgaccttcaaagcgcgattggtggcaaaaggatatactcaaagacaaagagttgactttgaggaaaccttttctccagttgcaatgttcaagtcaataaggatattgctagccatagctgcatggtatgactatgagatatgacagaTGGATGTTATGACAgcttttcttaatggggatattaaggaagagatttacatgtctcaacctgaagggtttacatctgtcggaagtgagcatatggtatgcaaacttcagagatctatttatggtctaaagcaggcatctaggagttggaacctcagattcgatagtacaatcaaagagtttggttttacaaagaatcctgaggaaccctgtggggacccgggctataactcaattatctttgggattaagtagatctttgctagaaaatgtgggtcaaaattttgcctttaatatcaaaaacaattgtatataaatcatacacaaatgatatctctattttatttcaaccgaagtaaatacatgtcttgattcATTACAGTTATACGAACTGgcgttttaaaaacaaacaactacagatcaacatgtagaaccactagttcatcgtctatgcccgtaatcaccacgctatgtcgatctctcatctttgtctcgaccctgatcctgtcccacctgttgttatgcacacatacagacacaacaacagccggatactctggttagaacaaatcccagtataaaacatgtatacatgcaatacataaaatcatatgcataagcataaaccatgtatcaagaatatgaatcataatttatgacacattcgtgaatacagataaaactcttgacTGGATTCacatctaaatctagggatcccggtgggaataagacgtaacaatctcccacctactctcccaatcgaggtggcggtacgtcttattgccagacttcggtcctctctatatcgaatatctacaataggagtcgatcttctcctacgcaCATCGATGCAACCGAACGTCCAATAGCTTGGCTGATCTGCCAcagactctcctatctcaatgctttaatATAAAGCTATATAAAGCATAAACACCTATCAAGGTATAACAATCTAATATGTGATTTTGGGCCAACTCAAACCAGATctgattcgagttatatctctcggtcaaacattgaattatacctttctttctgtcaatctgattctgtcgaagtctcgaactcaaagctgtcaatatcaatctgaaatgatatatcgaataggcacaatatcaatactCAACTCAACTCAGATATGTTCTGATTAATActtaatctaattcaatatcgacggcataacgatatagtcttgatatccccgtcaactcagacaacaatagaTATCAAAAACAAGCCATAATCAATAGCCAAActaatccataatctcagaaatctgaataatctcaattcaatatctgaaaaatcataataaattcataaacagtctgttcttcaatctgttctcgattatacgatgtctaacatgtcaagaacctcatatatgaatcatatccgattctgacaataccataatttcagatcatatcagaaatcaataaaacttacgtccttgtgtagccGTTGTCGAGAGGAGCACAGTACTGTATCCGGATCgcaaatcagacgggcggatcttgaacAAGCAAATTCTCTAAGAAATAAAAGGCGTGAGGATATTTTCTCACTTCTTGCCGCTTGCAATCTGAGGACTGAGGGATTGCATCTTATATATATGCATGGAAGTGTACAGGTGGCTTCATCTTCttgctgcacgtctcgcgcatatgcgcgaccgtcaccggcgcatatgcgcgagacattctgtctcggcgcTCAGAAACTCTGCTGCTCGCTCATATGCGCACCTcatctcgcgcatgtgcgtgaGTTTCTCTGGACAAATTCTCGGTGCTCAAGCATATGCGCGCACactctcgcgcatgtgcgtcCGAATCTCTGGAATAAGCATTTGGCTACTAGACAccccgcgcatgtgcgcgacgtGCGCGCAAGGTTCTGTCCCGACTTCTTGGCTACTGcccacctcgcgcatatgcgcgccaaatctcgcgcatatgtgcgaggtcCTCTGCCCTCGCGAttggcttctcgcgcatatgcgcgcatcttcTCGTGCATGCGCGTCAAGCTCTGCCCATCCTCCATGTGCTATCACATACAACCTCAATTAAAGTCTCGGATTGATCCTTCTATAATCATATGAATTCCTCAGGTACCCAATATCAGATTACGATAATCAAATCTCCGATTAACAGTATAAAAtcttcgggcattacatttctccccctctaagaatcgatttcgtccccgaaatctcaggcattcAAATCATATGCAATAAACAAAGATGACATAAATAATAGTAACTGAAATAagaactcacatcagtgaaataactctgggaattcttGTCTCATGtccgattcagtctcccaagtagcttcttcagtgccatgacgactccattgaactttcacaagtggaatagtcttcgttctgagctgcttttctttatgatcaagaatctgaattggttTGTCGACATAACTCAATGTCTGAGTAagctcggcctcgtctggctgaataatatgaaaatcatcaaggagatacttccgcagcatagatacatgaaagacatcatgtattccagataaagaaggcGGAATgacaagtcgataggcacgatcaccaatattttcgagaatctcatacggcccaatatatcgtggagacagtttccctttcttgccaaatctgaaaACTCCTCTGAAcggtgaaatcttcaagaatactcgatctcttgcctcaaataccaaaagtctacgtcgaacattggcatatttggcctgtctgtcctgagctgtcttcattctcttctgaattagcttcactttctcagtcatctcacgaatcatatcaggcccaagttctggtacttcagagatatcgtcccaataaagaggagatctgcacttcttaccgtacaacgcttcaaatggtgccatttCTATGCTcatctgatagctattgttgtacgagaattcacataAAGGCAAAGATTCTTGCCAATTAGTGCCAAAAtatagcactacagctctcagcatatcttccagtgtctggatagtccgctctgactgtccatcgatctgtggatgatatgcggtactcagatgtaacttcgtaccaagagcttgctgtaaactctgccaaaagtgcgaaggaAACCGAGGATCatggtctgatacaatcgacttaggcactccatgcaatctgaccacttctctgacataaatctcagccatctggtcatatctgtatgtgattttgtatggaataaaacatgcggatttggttaatcggtcaatcacaacccaaatcgcatcacaacctcgggaggaacGTGGTAACTGCATCACAAAATTAATAGAAATGtggtcccatttccattctggaatatataaactctgcagtagacctcctggtttctttctttctgccttcacctgttggcaattcagacatttggCTACAAACTcagcaatatcagctttcatctgtttccaccagaactgtcttttcaaaccattatacatttttctgccaccaggatgaatactgaaccgactactgTGCGCTTCTGTCAAGATCTGTTGTTTCAAGTCTGAAACATCTGCCACAAAAAGATGGTTATTAACATACAGTACACtgtcacgtacctgatattctgatcgatgccctGTTATGACCATCTCTATCGATTTCTAAATGTTCTGATCAACCTTTTGCGCTATTTTGATTTTTACAATCAACTCTGGCTCGACTTGAATAGCACATAATCTCAGTGGCTTataatctgtatcaaatgctaatctagacaaacagcaatcttcaatcagATTTGAAACGCCTATtatcgataaggataaagcacatacttttcgactcaaggcatctgctgtTGCCTTtgattttcctggataatacttgatctcgcaatcaaagtctttcagcagatcaagacatcttcgttgtctcatgttcaattctgactgagaaaacagatacttcaggcttttgtgatcagagtagatttcAAAATTCTCGCCGTAgtgatagtgtcgccatatcttgagtgcaaatacaatggccgccaattcaagatcatgaattgggtaccgagtctcgtgtggcttcaactgtctcgaggcatatgcaatcacatgtcctcgcagcataagaatacatcctaaccctTTGTGAGATGCATAACAATATGCAacaaaatcacccgtacctgaaggtatcgtcaatactggagcactagtcaatcgtcttttcaactccaagaagctagactcacaagcttcagtccacacaaatggcgcattcttttgtgacaactgggtaatcggcttcgcaatacttgaaaaatctttgatgaatcgtcgatagtacccggataaacccatgaaactgcgtatatctggcactgatgtcggtctcgaccaggaaatcacagcctcaaccttaCTAGGATCAACCGAAATACCCTTTCAAGATACAATAtaccccaaaaagacaacgtgattcaaccaaaactcacattttgacggcttggcatacaatttctcatttcttaaagttctcaatacagttctcaaatgttcagcaCGATCAATCTTATTctttgaatatatcaaaatgtcatcaataaaaatgatCACAAACTCGTCAAGgtacttctgaaacacacggttcattaaaCCCATAAAAATGGCTGCAGCATTGGTAAGACCAAACGGCAtaacaataaactcataatgtccatacctggttctaaaTGCTGTCTTTGGTATATCATcctctctgactctcagctggtgatatccggatctcaaatcaatcttagaatatacagcagatccctgcaactggtcaaataagCCGTTGATACGaggtaatgggtatttgttctttaccgttgctttgttcagttgccggtaatcaataaaaagtctcattgaaccatctttctttcgaacaaacagtactggagcgccccaaggagacacactcggtctgatgtatccCTTGGTTAATAGATCTTCTAACTgcatttttaattctttcaattcgatTGGCGCAATTCGATAcagagctctagaaatcggaactgtacctggaatAAGCTCAATGCTAAGgtagggctcgatttcagtaaatctactgtatacacaaggaatccctctgctcctttgtgtaataatcgagtcatagataatacaGATATTAaaggaatccgagatctggaacctttACCGTAGAATATCCACTCAtcagccatctcaggtctgaatctgacaatcttgtgaaaacaatcaacggtagctctgtacttggtcaacatatcgataccgataatacagtcaaagtaa
Proteins encoded in this window:
- the LOC140988348 gene encoding uncharacterized protein: MAPGRKGRKGKKVVQESEAPNVRRLNETEWGRRGRRPRGEARNVNVEHEVDQLTRGMGEMELVISRFSNMRPPRFFGNEDGEKVVAWLKSMKGLFNMLEYTPDLQLKLAICQLKDRAQLWWETTEEALKESSERVTWDVFCAQFAREYSPPSYYSAKEAEFNILTQGNMTVVEYASQFLALLAYVPHVASSDRNKLSHFMQGLNLTICTLVVAGAPVNYADAVEKAKNVEQPKQKNFKAKGKQFKKQTCSSSSSSGNQRGSSVGSLGGVFCDCCGGKHISTQCTGVHGSCNICGQVGHYPRVCPNAVRQQFQQPQFGQGFRGQATRPFVPTQYFQQSRYPQPRGFVPQRFPWPQQAQVHALTQDQVQDAPGGVIADTVSVSTPAGVCLMTHEIILNCVIRFDDNIMITNLIKLDMSDFDCILGMDTLSNYQATVDCFHGVVRFRMYFDSKWNFYGSDSQSRIPLVSAMEMFRLLSTGNERFMIYAVDATQGNGFEVSDIPVREIDFSIELVSGINPISRAPYRLAPAELKELKEQLQDLLEIGYIRPSMSPWGASTLKEKLTTAPVLALPSGSGGYGVCSDASLNGLGCVLMQNGRVIAYASRQLKPHETRYPPDLNMRQHRWMELLKDFDYEIQYQPDRMNVVADALSSKVQNAMLTSLTISKVHEHLGTS